One Indicator indicator isolate 239-I01 chromosome 9, UM_Iind_1.1, whole genome shotgun sequence genomic window carries:
- the LOC128969102 gene encoding adhesion G-protein coupled receptor F2-like, which produces MNVRVAHCLLLWAVHFFPAAPRNPLRVLSKESKTDNQQDSCTNLTLCKDNGAICVQPCSPSFHGETSFVCEDRKWQMFTDSCASLDVQSLFQRISEHDLLPSSEGHIGIAGGHLPFVGKGKPVHGKPGDGAKYFGADDHGNSNCQADFSCIIPDILSSPAIPGNIADIVELLKKISLLLSENVNRGKMQSYSRIANHILNSSTISNWAFVKDKNASSVLLDSVNLFAGKLLLGNGSESVQEHFISTKGYSIHKNTSGKSFDFNMEFNDTGNITGHVVIPEEELLKLPKTSKAISIAFPTLGAIMERNRLDAVFVNGMVLSVSLPEELRHVLLTFEKVNKLENVKAQCVGWHSTERQWDNRACQMKSDNISSVVCICRHHRRTFKSFSILMSPSTPRNAVLDYITCVGLGLSIFSLVVCLAVEAVVWHHVTKTEITYMRHFCLVNIATSLLIADLLFILAAIFVHSTALNYQLCVAATFFLHFFYLALFFWMFTLGLLILYGLLLIFLKITRSVFIVAAFFIGYGCPLVISILTVAITEPKNGYLRIGACWLNWHETKALLAFVIPALSIILVNMVVVVVVVVKTGRSSVGEGCKSQDLSNMIRISKNVALLTPLLGLTWGFGLATIVDSHSLAFHITFALLNAFQGLFILLFGTLLDRKTREALRMSCLSSKRKCSLAKISFGAKTGMVSHCQFSLDHGKIKLFPCFSPVYSSILISVLKAAEYLASLEGPSSGQLSSVDLVSERKGAVLTQKSWFEMNRSG; this is translated from the exons ATGAATGTGAGGGTAGCCCACTGCCTGCTCTTGTGGGCTGTGCACTTCTTCCCAGCTGCGCCACGCAACCCTCTCAGG GTTCTCAGTAAGGAGTCAAAGACTGATAATCAACAAG ATTCCTGTACAAATCTCACTCTCTGCAAAGACAATGGAGCTATTTGTGTtcaaccctgctctccctccttccATGGGGAGACAAGCTTTGTCTGTGAAGACAGAAAGTGGCAAATGTTCACAGATTCTTGTGCAAGCCTGGATGTTCAGTCCCTTTTCCAG AGGATTTCTGAACATGACCTCCTTCCCAGTTCTGAAGGACATATTGGTATTGCTGGAGGACACCTTCCTTTTGTAGGGAAAGGAAAGCCAGTGCATGGGAAGCCCGGAGATGGAGCAAAATATTTCGGTGCTGATGACCATGGGAATAGTAACTGCCAAGCTGACTTTTCTTGCATCATCCCAGATATCCTGTCTTCACCAGCCATTCCAGGAAATATTGCTGATATAGTAGAACTGCTAAAGAAGATTTCTCTGCTGTTATCAGAGAATGTCAACAGAGGAAAAATGCAG AGTTACAGCAGAATAGCAAACCACATTCTGAACAGCTCCACCATTTCCAACTGGGCTTTTGTAAAGGACAAGAATGCCAGTTCAGTATTACTGGACTCAGTGAATTTATTTGCTGGGAAACTTCTCCTAGGGAACGGATCGGAAAGTGTACAGGAGCACTTCATCTCTACAAAAGGCTACAGCATACATAAAAACACTTCAGGAAAGAGCTTTGATTTTAATATGGAGTTCAATGACACAGGCAATATCACTGGACATGTGGTCATTCCAGAAGAAGAGCTTCTGAAGTTACCCAAGACTTCCAAAGCCATCAGCATTGCGTTTCCAACGCTTGGAGCTATCATGGAAAGGAACCGTTTGGACGCAGTTTTTGTGAATGGCATGGTGTTATCGGTGTCGCTGCCAGAAGAGCTGCGACACGTTCTGCTCACCTTTGAAAAGGTGAATAAACTGGAGAATGTCAAGGCTCAGTGTGTGGGCTGGCATTCTACTGAAAGGCAATGGGATAACAGGGCATGCCAAATGAAGTCTGACAACATCAGCAGTGTTGTTTGCATCTGCAGGCATCACCGTCGGACATTCAAATCCTTCTCCATCCTGATGTCGCCCAGCACACCACGCAATGCAGTGCTGGATTACATTACCTGTGTAGGCCTAGGTCTGTCCATTTTTAGCTTGGTTGTCTGCCTTGCAGTCGAGGCTGTTGTCTGGCACCACGTTACGAAAACCGAAATCACCTACATGCGCCATTTTTGTTTGGTCAACATTGCTACATCACTTCTCATCGCTGATCTTTTGTTCATCTTAGCAGCAATTTTTGTGCACAGTACAGCTCTGAACTACCAGTTGTGTGTAGCAGCcacttttttccttcactttttttATCTTGCCTTGTTTTTTTGGATGTTTACCCTGGGGCTCTTGATTCTCTATggattattattaatttttttgaaGATAACGAGATCTGTATTCATAGTTGCAGCATTCTTCATTGGATATGGATGTCCCTTGGTTATATCCATCCTCACAGTTGCTATTACTGAGCCAAAAAATGGATATTTAAGGATTGGAGCCTGCTGGCTCAATTGGCATGAGACAAAAGCTCTTTTGGCCTTTGTTATACCTGCTCTGAGCATCATTCTTGTGAATatggtagtggtggtggtggttgtggtgaAGACTGGGAGATCCTCAGTTGGAGAAGGCTGCAAGTCACAAGATTTGAGCAACATGATCCGAATTAGCAAAAATGTTGCCCTTCTGACACCTCTTCTAGGCCTCACCTGGGGTTTTGGATTAGCAACAATAGTTGACAGTCACTCTCTGGCGTTCCATATTACATTTGCTCTATTGAACGCCTTCCAG gGATTATTCATCCTCTTGTTTGGGACACTTCTGGACAGAAAG ACAAGAGAAGCCTTAAGGATGAGCTGCCTTTCATCAAAACGGAAGTGTAGTCTAGCAAAG ATTTCTTTTGGTGCCAAGACTGGAATGGTTTCACACTGTCAGTTCAGTTTGGACCacggaaaaataaaattatttccttgcttttctccAGTTTATTCATCAATCCTGATTTCAGTATTGAAAGCTGCGGAGTATCTTGCATCATTAGAGGG